A single genomic interval of Arthrobacter sp. NicSoilB8 harbors:
- a CDS encoding pitrilysin family protein encodes MTVVPLPLEQNQHADTLIHGADGGSEVRRSVLPGGVRVLTEAMPGQRSATIGFWVGVGSRDEAPGQHGSTHFLEHLLFKGTRRRTALEIASAFDEVGGESNAATAKESTCYFARVLDSDLPMAIDVIADMITGAVLDPQEMEQERDVILEEIAMDSDDPTDVAHEHFVAAVLGSHPLGRPIGGTPAAIRAVARDSVWDHYRRYYRPDELVVTAAGGLDHDVVCELVVDALHSAGWNLEPAAAPVQRRSTERAAITGTAGLHVVKRPVEQANIIMGCPSLVATDDRRFVMSVLNAVLGGGMSSRLFQEVREKRGLVYSTYSFASSYADAGYFGMYAGCTPSKVRQVIGLLGAELDKLAADGISDEELRKAVGQLCGGIVLALEDTGSRMSRLGRAELVSGEYQDIDETLRQIKAVTASEVQELARQLAAAPRTVTVVGPFEETETFGL; translated from the coding sequence ATGACAGTCGTCCCCCTGCCGCTTGAGCAGAATCAGCACGCAGACACCCTGATCCACGGAGCCGACGGCGGCTCCGAGGTTCGCCGCTCGGTCCTTCCCGGCGGCGTCCGTGTGCTGACCGAGGCCATGCCCGGCCAGCGCTCGGCAACGATCGGCTTCTGGGTCGGGGTCGGCTCGCGCGACGAGGCCCCCGGGCAGCACGGCTCCACCCACTTCCTGGAGCACCTGCTGTTCAAAGGCACCAGGCGCCGCACTGCCCTGGAAATCGCCTCGGCCTTCGACGAGGTCGGCGGGGAATCCAACGCCGCCACCGCGAAGGAAAGCACCTGCTACTTCGCCCGCGTCCTGGACAGCGACCTGCCCATGGCAATCGACGTCATCGCTGACATGATCACCGGCGCCGTCCTGGACCCGCAGGAGATGGAGCAGGAACGCGACGTCATTCTCGAAGAGATCGCGATGGACAGTGACGACCCCACCGACGTCGCGCACGAGCACTTTGTTGCCGCCGTCCTCGGATCCCACCCCCTTGGCCGCCCGATCGGCGGCACTCCGGCAGCCATCCGCGCCGTGGCCCGCGACTCCGTGTGGGACCACTACCGCCGTTACTACCGTCCCGACGAGCTCGTCGTCACCGCCGCCGGCGGGCTGGACCACGACGTCGTCTGCGAGCTAGTGGTGGATGCCCTCCACTCCGCCGGCTGGAACCTTGAGCCCGCTGCCGCGCCCGTGCAGCGCCGCTCCACCGAACGTGCGGCCATTACCGGCACGGCCGGCCTCCACGTGGTCAAGCGCCCGGTGGAACAAGCCAACATCATCATGGGCTGCCCCTCGCTGGTTGCCACCGACGACCGCCGGTTCGTCATGAGCGTCCTCAACGCCGTCCTCGGCGGGGGCATGTCCTCACGGCTCTTCCAGGAGGTCCGGGAGAAGCGCGGACTGGTCTATTCGACCTACTCGTTTGCCTCTTCCTACGCCGACGCCGGCTATTTCGGCATGTACGCCGGATGCACGCCGTCGAAGGTCCGCCAGGTCATCGGCCTGCTCGGCGCCGAACTGGACAAACTGGCCGCGGACGGCATCTCCGACGAGGAGCTCCGCAAGGCCGTGGGGCAGCTGTGCGGCGGCATCGTGCTGGCGCTGGAGGACACCGGTTCCCGGATGTCCCGGCTGGGCCGTGCGGAGCTGGTGTCCGGCGAGTACCAGGACATCGACGAGACCCTGCGCCAGATCAAGGCCGTCACCGCCTCGGAAGTCCAGGAGCTCGCCCGTCAGCTCGCGGCCGCCCCGCGGACCGTCACGGTGGTTGGACCGTTCGAGGAAACGGAGACGTTCGGGCTCTAG
- a CDS encoding DUF1579 domain-containing protein has protein sequence MGGTVDRPLPGSACAALKPFLGRWTGTTHWEATAWGPARSAESEIVFSSAAAGLAVTQSYRHTDEDGTRSEGHGAFTMDPDHPDTFWYHVNSMGLPPEAPARASWEGGTLTVERRSDRGTARHTFRVDDGVLTHAASLRLGKASEFTPFMTTVCRRVAEGASIPA, from the coding sequence TTGGGAGGAACTGTGGACCGGCCACTGCCAGGCAGTGCATGCGCGGCGCTGAAGCCTTTCCTGGGCCGGTGGACGGGGACCACGCACTGGGAGGCCACCGCGTGGGGCCCGGCGCGCAGCGCGGAATCCGAGATCGTCTTCTCCTCGGCGGCCGCCGGGCTGGCCGTGACCCAGAGTTACCGCCACACGGATGAGGACGGGACCCGCTCCGAAGGCCATGGCGCCTTCACGATGGACCCTGACCACCCCGACACCTTCTGGTACCACGTCAACAGCATGGGGCTGCCGCCCGAGGCACCTGCGCGCGCCAGCTGGGAGGGCGGGACCCTGACCGTCGAACGGCGCAGCGACCGCGGCACCGCGCGGCACACTTTCCGGGTGGACGACGGCGTGCTGACGCACGCCGCCAGTCTCCGCCTGGGCAAGGCGAGCGAGTTCACCCCCTTTATGACCACGGTCTGCCGGCGCGTCGCTGAGGGCGCCTCCATCCCGGCGTGA
- a CDS encoding helix-turn-helix transcriptional regulator encodes MATSWALNRSQERIRKLCDGALEDHDLRRLALEELGRTVPFSSFAWPLADPESAVGISPMARIPCPEELPALIRLKYLTPQGRWTALMGQSRPVVSLLAATGGEPARSLLWDRLLRRFGVTDILSTVFADKYGCWGWLDLWRGGGEGGFTDQETAYLASVAPVLATGLRRSRAAQCRREAATSATTTTTSATTTTTSATAATAGSTAPPSGRRRLPQQAVLTLDESMAVVGQTASAGEWLGLLQPGPRPFQGVPAEVLNVAAQLAAGEAGVDSHPALSRVPLGSGDWALLRATRMEGTTAPEGGRPGAAPPLAVTIQDCPAVDRLEVFARCFALTRQQHRLLGLAAGGLSTAELAAAMLISPYTVQDQFKAVFAACGVRSRSALLGLALGTAPGPPR; translated from the coding sequence ATGGCCACGAGCTGGGCGCTTAACCGGAGCCAGGAACGGATCCGGAAACTCTGCGATGGCGCGCTGGAGGATCATGACCTGCGCCGCCTCGCCCTTGAGGAGCTGGGAAGGACTGTGCCGTTCAGTTCCTTTGCGTGGCCGCTGGCGGACCCTGAATCGGCCGTCGGCATCTCACCGATGGCCAGGATCCCGTGCCCGGAGGAGTTGCCGGCCCTGATCCGGCTGAAATACCTGACCCCGCAAGGCCGCTGGACTGCCCTCATGGGCCAGTCCCGCCCGGTAGTGAGCCTGCTGGCCGCTACGGGCGGAGAGCCGGCGCGCAGCCTGCTGTGGGACCGGTTGCTGCGGCGCTTCGGCGTGACGGACATCTTGTCCACGGTCTTTGCGGACAAGTACGGCTGCTGGGGCTGGCTGGACCTGTGGCGCGGCGGAGGCGAGGGAGGCTTCACCGACCAAGAGACGGCCTACCTCGCCTCGGTGGCGCCGGTCCTGGCCACGGGGTTGCGCCGGAGCAGGGCGGCACAGTGCCGGCGCGAGGCCGCCACGAGCGCCACCACCACCACCACGAGCGCCACCACCACCACCACGAGCGCCACCGCCGCCACGGCCGGCAGCACGGCGCCGCCGTCGGGCCGCAGGCGCCTCCCGCAGCAGGCGGTGCTGACATTGGACGAGTCAATGGCCGTGGTGGGACAAACGGCGTCGGCCGGCGAATGGCTGGGCCTGCTGCAGCCCGGGCCGCGGCCGTTCCAGGGTGTACCGGCCGAGGTGCTCAATGTCGCGGCCCAGCTGGCGGCCGGGGAGGCCGGGGTGGACAGCCACCCGGCGCTGTCGCGGGTGCCGCTTGGGTCCGGCGACTGGGCGCTGCTGCGCGCCACCAGGATGGAGGGGACAACTGCGCCGGAGGGCGGCCGGCCCGGGGCGGCGCCTCCGCTGGCCGTGACCATCCAGGATTGCCCGGCCGTGGACCGCCTCGAGGTATTTGCCCGATGCTTTGCGCTGACCCGGCAGCAGCACAGGCTGCTGGGACTAGCTGCCGGCGGGCTCAGCACGGCGGAGCTGGCCGCTGCCATGCTGATCAGCCCCTACACCGTTCAGGACCAGTTCAAGGCGGTCTTTGCCGCATGCGGGGTCCGCAGCAGGAGCGCACTCCTGGGCCTGGCCCTGGGCACCGCACCGGGGCCGCCACGCTGA
- a CDS encoding MoaD/ThiS family protein produces the protein MNVRYFAAARAAAGVDEERFELVDGDTLASLLEAILAVERPEPPAGTPPLARILSRSSFLLNEVAVRDHATALKPADVVDVLPPFAGG, from the coding sequence GTGAACGTACGCTACTTCGCTGCCGCGCGCGCTGCCGCCGGCGTGGATGAAGAACGATTTGAACTCGTCGACGGCGACACCCTCGCCTCGCTGCTGGAGGCGATCCTCGCCGTCGAGCGCCCCGAACCGCCGGCCGGCACGCCGCCGCTGGCCCGCATCCTGTCCCGCTCCAGCTTCCTGCTCAACGAGGTGGCCGTGCGTGACCATGCCACGGCGCTCAAGCCTGCCGACGTCGTCGACGTGCTGCCGCCGTTCGCCGGCGGGTAA
- the moaA gene encoding GTP 3',8-cyclase MoaA has translation MTVQLGMPQPREAGTPGTGTPPPAALSGRPEGLPAGLVDRYGRRATDMRLSLTDKCNLRCTYCMPAEGLEWLSKQAVMSAEEIVRIVRIGVDMLGVRELRLTGGEPLVRADLLDIIAALRQAHPELPISMTTNGVGLDKKAAGLKAAGLSRINVSLDSLHEETFAKLTRRPFLDKVLAGVDAAWAAGLGPVKLNAVLMRGINDAESPALLAWALDRGYELRFIEQMPLDADHGWTRRNMITAAEIRGLLSADYVLSSDPRDRDGAPAERFEVRARVPGTGEATGPVLGTVGIIASVTEPFCSDCRRTRITAEGKIMSCLFSREEVDLLGLLREGASDEQLAERWQDAMWIKPKAHGMDHVGLDAPDFVQPDRSMSAIGG, from the coding sequence ATGACAGTTCAACTGGGCATGCCCCAGCCCCGCGAGGCAGGCACCCCGGGAACGGGCACGCCACCTCCAGCCGCACTGTCCGGGCGCCCGGAAGGCCTGCCTGCCGGGCTCGTCGATCGTTACGGCCGCCGCGCCACCGACATGCGGCTCTCGCTCACGGACAAATGCAATCTGCGCTGCACTTATTGCATGCCTGCCGAGGGCCTCGAGTGGCTGTCCAAGCAGGCCGTGATGTCCGCAGAGGAAATCGTCCGGATCGTGCGGATCGGCGTCGACATGCTGGGCGTGCGCGAACTCCGGCTCACCGGCGGCGAACCGCTGGTGCGCGCGGACCTTCTGGATATCATCGCCGCGCTGCGCCAGGCCCACCCCGAACTGCCGATCTCGATGACCACCAACGGCGTCGGCCTGGACAAGAAGGCCGCCGGGCTCAAGGCCGCGGGACTCTCCAGGATCAACGTCTCGCTGGACTCCCTGCATGAGGAAACGTTTGCCAAGCTGACCCGCCGCCCCTTCCTGGACAAGGTCCTCGCCGGCGTCGACGCCGCCTGGGCCGCCGGTCTGGGGCCGGTCAAGCTGAACGCCGTGCTCATGCGCGGGATCAACGACGCCGAGTCCCCGGCCCTGCTGGCCTGGGCACTGGACCGCGGTTATGAGCTGCGGTTCATCGAGCAGATGCCGCTCGACGCGGACCATGGCTGGACCCGGCGCAACATGATCACCGCGGCGGAAATCCGCGGCCTGCTGTCCGCCGATTACGTCCTCAGTTCTGATCCGCGGGACCGCGACGGCGCCCCGGCGGAACGGTTCGAAGTCCGGGCCCGGGTGCCGGGCACCGGTGAGGCCACCGGCCCCGTACTAGGCACCGTGGGCATCATCGCCTCCGTCACGGAGCCGTTCTGCTCGGACTGCCGCCGCACCCGCATCACCGCCGAGGGCAAGATCATGAGTTGCCTGTTCTCGCGGGAGGAAGTGGACCTGCTGGGCTTGCTGCGCGAGGGCGCCAGCGACGAACAGCTCGCCGAGCGCTGGCAGGACGCCATGTGGATCAAACCCAAGGCCCACGGCATGGACCACGTGGGCCTCGACGCCCCCGACTTCGTCCAGCCCGACCGCAGCATGAGCGCCATCGGAGGCTGA
- a CDS encoding response regulator transcription factor encodes MNTTQPAPDATEHRRILLVEDEPTIAGVVRDYLVQAGFQVVLAADGFTALRLAAERRPDLVLLDRMLPGLDGVEVCRRLREAHSVPVIMLTALGTEDDRILGLEAGADDYVTKPFSPRELVLRVRSVLRRSIPEFSPEPSVQAGGFDLSPAARTVSRNGRPLALTAREFDLLAFMLRRPRQVFSREELMKAVWGWDYGDLSTVTVHVRRLREKIEDDPTRPAILKTVWGVGYRLDPSDEEEPAGADL; translated from the coding sequence GTGAACACGACCCAGCCGGCCCCGGACGCAACGGAGCACCGGCGCATCCTGCTTGTCGAAGATGAGCCGACCATCGCCGGAGTGGTCCGCGACTACCTCGTCCAGGCAGGATTCCAGGTGGTCCTCGCGGCCGACGGGTTCACTGCCCTGCGCCTTGCCGCAGAACGCCGGCCCGACCTGGTCCTGCTGGACCGGATGCTGCCGGGTCTCGACGGCGTGGAAGTCTGCCGGCGGCTCCGCGAAGCACACAGTGTTCCGGTCATCATGCTCACGGCCCTGGGGACGGAAGACGACCGGATCCTGGGCCTGGAAGCCGGTGCGGATGACTATGTGACCAAACCCTTCTCACCCCGTGAGCTGGTCCTGCGGGTCCGTTCGGTCCTGCGCCGGAGCATTCCCGAATTCAGCCCGGAACCCTCGGTGCAAGCGGGCGGCTTCGACCTCAGCCCGGCCGCGCGCACGGTTTCCCGCAACGGCCGGCCCCTGGCGCTGACGGCCCGGGAGTTCGACCTGCTGGCGTTCATGCTCCGCCGTCCCCGGCAGGTGTTCAGTCGCGAGGAGCTCATGAAGGCGGTTTGGGGCTGGGACTACGGGGACCTTTCCACGGTGACGGTGCACGTGCGGAGGCTGCGGGAAAAGATTGAGGACGACCCCACCCGCCCCGCCATCCTGAAAACGGTCTGGGGTGTGGGGTACCGGCTGGACCCCAGCGACGAGGAGGAACCCGCCGGTGCAGACCTCTGA
- a CDS encoding HAMP domain-containing sensor histidine kinase codes for MQTSELLAIIGWAVAWGAVIGAASLLILKPLRRASFAVQICVVVLAAVAVLTAGMVSAFNAMFISARDLEVMWYVLAVASAVAVAIALVLGSRVSRNAKALVDAARSIGRGESPGIQSPVMSHELAALAAELESSSRKLEASRQREAAVENARRELVSWISHDLRTPLASMRAMAEALEDGMAADVPGYYRKIIAQTDLMAGMVNDLLELSKIHAGTMRLKAEPLDLYDLASDAIADLAAVAKQHGITLDGGGQRECMALADGPSMGRAIRNVVLNAIVHSTPGSHVTVEVGRDGDRAVVAVTDGCGGIPEEDLPHLFETGWQKDTARRPPGTMRYSGAGLGLSIVAGIVAAHQGTVTVENVDGGCRFSLLLPGEESSAPLSSEPNGQFHTGHLQ; via the coding sequence GTGCAGACCTCTGAGCTCCTGGCTATCATCGGCTGGGCCGTTGCCTGGGGTGCCGTGATCGGCGCGGCCTCCCTACTCATCCTGAAGCCGCTGCGCCGGGCCTCCTTTGCCGTCCAGATCTGCGTGGTGGTGCTCGCCGCCGTGGCGGTCCTGACGGCCGGGATGGTCAGCGCCTTCAATGCGATGTTTATCTCGGCACGGGACCTCGAGGTCATGTGGTACGTCCTGGCCGTGGCCTCGGCGGTGGCTGTCGCCATCGCCCTGGTGCTGGGGTCGAGGGTCTCGCGGAACGCGAAGGCGCTGGTCGACGCCGCCCGGAGCATCGGCCGCGGCGAGAGCCCGGGCATCCAGTCCCCGGTGATGAGCCATGAACTTGCCGCTCTCGCCGCCGAGCTCGAATCCAGCAGCCGGAAGCTGGAGGCCTCCCGGCAGCGTGAGGCCGCCGTCGAGAACGCCCGACGCGAACTCGTCAGCTGGATTTCCCACGACCTCCGGACGCCGCTGGCGAGCATGCGGGCCATGGCCGAGGCCCTGGAAGACGGCATGGCGGCGGACGTTCCCGGCTATTACCGGAAGATCATCGCCCAGACCGACCTGATGGCGGGCATGGTCAACGACCTTTTGGAACTCTCGAAGATCCACGCCGGAACCATGCGGCTCAAGGCCGAACCACTGGATCTGTACGACCTCGCCAGCGACGCCATCGCCGACCTCGCCGCGGTGGCGAAGCAGCACGGCATTACGCTCGACGGCGGCGGGCAGCGGGAGTGCATGGCCCTCGCCGACGGTCCCTCCATGGGCCGCGCCATCCGCAATGTCGTACTCAACGCCATCGTCCACAGCACGCCCGGTTCCCATGTGACCGTGGAGGTCGGCCGGGACGGTGACCGGGCCGTCGTCGCGGTCACCGACGGCTGCGGCGGCATCCCCGAAGAAGACCTCCCGCATCTGTTCGAGACCGGCTGGCAGAAGGACACCGCGCGCCGCCCGCCGGGCACCATGCGCTACAGCGGGGCCGGGCTTGGCCTGAGCATTGTCGCCGGAATCGTCGCAGCCCATCAGGGCACAGTCACCGTGGAAAACGTCGACGGCGGATGCCGCTTCTCGCTGCTGCTGCCCGGTGAGGAGTCCTCGGCGCCGCTCTCTTCTGAGCCGAACGGGCAGTTCCACACAGGACACCTTCAGTGA
- a CDS encoding molybdopterin-dependent oxidoreductase, with translation MQAQVTQARAAQRRRRDLWAAGAGLVAVGTAVVLGELTASLVSPTVSPVTAVGGAVIDAVPPGVKEWAISLFGTADKVALLGGMALVIAALAALSGVLEVRRRFAGVALIAVFGVVGLVAVVSRADLTANAIPVPILVALVGIALLRWLIRKLLKWQPAAAEVQPPTTALSETLAETPAEAPPADHTPAGHAAGDAGPARRRFLLALGGTAAVAAVAGVLASTLRGAAAVVTDVRSKLALPAPAAPAPRIPAAAEIRLDGLGPLVTPNRDFYRIDTALRVPLVDPVTWTVKVTGMVEREIEIDFATLLAKPLTERHVTIACVSNEVGGDLIGNARWLGWPVRELLALAGPKSGADMVLSRSTDGWTAGTPLEALTDGRDALLAVGMNGEPLPLEHGFPVRLIVPGLYGYVSATKWVTELKVTRYADDVAYWTPRGWSERGPIKTSSRIDVPQDGRSVSAGTVVFGGVAWAQHTGIGKVELRVNRGDWKQAELAPGISKDTWYQWKLALPLTPGRHEVQVRATALDGVPQVEESAPVAPSGATGYHTVRVDVKS, from the coding sequence ATGCAGGCGCAGGTCACGCAAGCGCGGGCCGCGCAGCGGCGAAGGCGGGATCTGTGGGCCGCAGGGGCCGGCCTGGTGGCCGTCGGGACCGCGGTGGTGCTCGGCGAACTCACGGCCAGCCTGGTGAGCCCCACCGTTTCTCCCGTGACGGCCGTCGGCGGCGCCGTGATCGATGCCGTGCCGCCGGGCGTCAAGGAATGGGCCATCTCCCTGTTCGGCACGGCGGACAAGGTGGCCCTCCTGGGCGGCATGGCGCTGGTCATCGCCGCGCTCGCGGCCCTGTCCGGAGTCCTTGAAGTGCGGCGCCGTTTTGCCGGGGTGGCCCTCATCGCGGTGTTCGGCGTGGTGGGCCTCGTGGCCGTGGTCAGCCGGGCGGACCTGACAGCCAACGCCATCCCCGTCCCGATCCTCGTGGCACTGGTGGGGATCGCACTGTTGCGGTGGCTCATCCGAAAGCTGTTGAAATGGCAGCCGGCGGCAGCGGAGGTCCAGCCGCCAACGACCGCCCTATCGGAAACCCTGGCGGAAACCCCGGCGGAGGCGCCGCCCGCAGACCACACGCCCGCAGGCCACGCGGCCGGTGATGCCGGGCCGGCCCGGCGCCGCTTCCTGCTGGCACTGGGCGGAACCGCCGCCGTTGCCGCCGTCGCCGGTGTGCTCGCCTCCACGTTGAGGGGAGCGGCCGCCGTCGTCACCGACGTGCGCAGCAAACTGGCCCTCCCGGCCCCCGCCGCTCCGGCACCCCGCATACCCGCCGCGGCCGAGATCCGGCTGGACGGCCTTGGGCCCCTTGTGACACCGAACAGGGACTTCTACAGGATCGACACGGCCCTCCGCGTCCCGCTGGTGGACCCGGTCACCTGGACGGTGAAGGTCACGGGCATGGTGGAGCGCGAGATCGAAATCGACTTCGCCACCCTCCTGGCCAAGCCCCTGACGGAACGCCACGTGACCATCGCCTGCGTCTCCAACGAGGTGGGCGGGGACCTGATCGGCAACGCCCGCTGGCTGGGCTGGCCGGTCCGCGAGCTGCTCGCCCTGGCGGGCCCCAAATCCGGGGCGGACATGGTGCTGTCCCGCAGCACGGACGGCTGGACGGCGGGGACACCGCTCGAGGCCCTCACCGACGGCCGGGACGCGCTCCTGGCCGTGGGAATGAACGGCGAGCCGCTGCCGCTGGAACACGGCTTCCCGGTCCGGCTGATCGTTCCGGGGCTGTACGGCTACGTCTCGGCCACCAAGTGGGTCACGGAACTGAAGGTGACGCGATACGCGGACGATGTCGCCTACTGGACGCCGCGCGGCTGGAGCGAACGCGGGCCCATCAAGACCTCGTCCCGCATTGACGTGCCGCAGGACGGGCGCAGCGTGTCGGCGGGGACGGTGGTGTTCGGGGGCGTCGCGTGGGCCCAGCACACGGGCATTGGCAAAGTGGAGCTGCGGGTCAACCGCGGCGACTGGAAGCAGGCCGAGCTGGCCCCGGGCATCTCGAAGGACACGTGGTACCAGTGGAAGCTGGCCCTTCCGCTGACTCCGGGACGGCACGAGGTCCAGGTCCGGGCCACAGCCCTCGACGGCGTGCCGCAGGTGGAGGAGTCCGCCCCCGTCGCGCCCAGCGGGGCCACCGGCTACCACACCGTTAGAGTTGACGTGAAGTCCTAG